The following proteins are encoded in a genomic region of Burkholderia cepacia:
- a CDS encoding aromatic ring-hydroxylating oxygenase subunit alpha, translating into MSDISYQTIDTSALHGLAQPDRIAPAMYHDPALFEAELDRIFYRTWIWVAHESELPNPGDFITTTIGRQPVIVVRDKTGEINVLQNRCRHRGATVCESHKGNAKGFTCPYHSWSYALDGTLRALPYGDGYEGVCEKGDLPLVKLRVGVYQGLIFASFNDAIEPLEDFLGGAKPWIDLFMKQGAGYPIKANGEHKFKFKGNWKIQLENTTDLYHFPVVHKSWMKSIDDETAAAITSFMTSEDAFCRGLGNGHSLAVLMPELIDLDEDDGAPLPERFAPLAAKLAERHSPEEVRRIVRSLMGVGFNLNLFPNLALSMAFFRVLRPIAANETEIRHVALAMDGGPDEANRERLRIHEHFQGPFGFGSPDDAEAWERVQRGAHAGPDVPILVNRGLNRETTAANGEKTAHATDETGMREAYQQWRKMMEQQ; encoded by the coding sequence ATGAGCGACATTTCCTACCAGACGATCGACACCAGTGCGTTGCACGGTCTCGCGCAACCCGACCGCATCGCGCCGGCGATGTATCACGATCCCGCGCTGTTCGAAGCCGAGCTCGACCGCATCTTCTACCGCACCTGGATCTGGGTCGCGCACGAGAGCGAGCTGCCGAACCCGGGCGACTTCATCACGACGACGATCGGCCGCCAGCCGGTGATCGTCGTGCGCGACAAGACCGGCGAGATCAACGTGCTGCAGAACCGCTGCCGCCATCGCGGCGCGACCGTGTGCGAATCGCACAAGGGCAACGCGAAGGGTTTCACGTGCCCGTATCACAGCTGGTCGTACGCGCTCGACGGCACGCTGCGCGCGCTGCCGTACGGCGACGGCTACGAAGGCGTGTGCGAGAAAGGCGACCTGCCGCTCGTGAAGCTGCGCGTCGGCGTGTACCAGGGGCTGATCTTCGCGAGCTTCAACGACGCGATCGAACCGCTCGAGGATTTCCTCGGCGGTGCGAAGCCGTGGATCGACCTGTTCATGAAACAGGGCGCCGGTTACCCGATCAAGGCGAACGGCGAGCACAAGTTCAAGTTCAAGGGCAACTGGAAGATCCAGCTCGAGAACACGACCGACCTCTACCACTTCCCGGTCGTGCACAAATCGTGGATGAAGTCGATCGACGACGAGACGGCCGCCGCGATCACGAGCTTCATGACGAGCGAGGACGCGTTCTGCCGCGGGCTCGGCAACGGCCACAGCCTCGCGGTGCTGATGCCCGAGCTGATCGACCTCGACGAAGACGACGGCGCGCCGCTGCCCGAGCGCTTCGCGCCGCTCGCGGCGAAGCTTGCCGAGCGCCATTCGCCGGAGGAAGTGCGCCGTATCGTGCGCTCGCTGATGGGCGTCGGCTTCAACCTGAACCTGTTCCCGAACCTCGCGCTGTCGATGGCGTTCTTCCGCGTGCTGCGGCCGATCGCCGCGAACGAAACCGAAATCCGCCACGTCGCGCTCGCGATGGACGGCGGCCCCGACGAAGCGAACCGCGAGCGGCTGCGCATTCACGAGCACTTCCAGGGCCCGTTCGGCTTCGGCAGCCCCGACGACGCGGAAGCGTGGGAACGCGTGCAGCGCGGCGCGCATGCGGGCCCCGATGTGCCGATCCTCGTGAACCGCGGGCTGAACCGCGAGACGACCGCCGCGAACGGCGAAAAGACCGCCCATGCGACCGACGAGACCGGCATGCGCGAGGCCTACCAGCAATGGCGCAAGATGATGGAGCAGCAATAA
- a CDS encoding aromatic-ring-hydroxylating dioxygenase subunit beta has protein sequence MMDDRNALFSEQTFARAVEFVWREAEMLDRRDYRAWLDLWDPAGHYVVPIDPDTTDFAATLNYVFDDQDMREKRVQRMVSGYSASAADAARTVRTVSRFTLESGSADTVELKSAQVVVAYKRGVATLFAADVTHKLRVDAEGEMRIAEKVVRLIDSTEALSAIGFLL, from the coding sequence ATAATGGACGACCGCAACGCCCTCTTTTCCGAGCAGACCTTTGCCCGCGCGGTCGAATTCGTGTGGCGCGAAGCCGAGATGCTCGACCGCCGCGACTACCGCGCATGGCTCGACCTGTGGGATCCGGCCGGCCATTACGTGGTGCCGATCGATCCCGACACGACCGATTTCGCGGCGACGCTGAACTACGTGTTCGACGACCAGGACATGCGCGAGAAGCGCGTGCAGCGGATGGTGTCCGGCTACTCGGCATCGGCCGCCGACGCGGCACGCACGGTGCGCACCGTGTCGCGCTTCACGCTGGAAAGCGGCAGCGCCGACACCGTCGAGCTGAAATCGGCGCAAGTCGTCGTCGCGTACAAGCGCGGCGTCGCGACGCTGTTCGCGGCTGACGTCACGCACAAGCTGCGCGTCGATGCCGAAGGCGAGATGCGGATCGCCGAGAAGGTCGTGCGCCTGATCGACTCGACCGAAGCACTCAGCGCGATCGGCTTCCTGCTGTAA
- a CDS encoding 2-hydroxymuconate tautomerase family protein, whose amino-acid sequence MPTLEVFLPAGHDDARKAELIARLTGATVDAIGAPIESVRVLLTELPATHIGLGGRSAADGAPPSLPVIVAILIAGRTDEQKRALIAALSDAGANVLDAPLQATRVIIKDIPNTDFGIGGQTARALGR is encoded by the coding sequence ATGCCCACACTCGAAGTTTTCCTGCCGGCCGGCCATGACGACGCGCGCAAGGCCGAGCTGATCGCGCGGCTGACCGGTGCGACCGTCGACGCGATCGGCGCACCGATCGAATCCGTACGCGTGCTGCTCACCGAACTGCCCGCGACGCATATCGGCCTCGGCGGCCGCAGTGCCGCCGATGGCGCGCCGCCGTCGCTGCCGGTGATCGTCGCGATCCTGATCGCCGGCCGCACCGACGAACAGAAGCGCGCGCTGATCGCCGCGTTGTCCGATGCGGGCGCGAACGTGCTCGATGCACCGCTGCAGGCCACGCGCGTGATCATCAAGGACATCCCGAATACCGACTTTGGCATCGGCGGCCAGACCGCGCGGGCACTGGGGCGCTGA
- a CDS encoding acyl-CoA dehydrogenase family protein, giving the protein MPQAALAIEPAPSSQPVAGAAAAQLSPLDAVLETVALRREEFDRLSHVPRDVIALFKQAGIYRAGTPRRFGGDALAPTAFLDMIERIATADGSAAWVASFGSANVYLAALPLETQAELYASGPDQVFAGGLFPVQPAPAAPGGWRVNGTWKFASGCKGADWLGVGIAVPGAQDAAPNKPRTAVFRAADVEIVENWSVVGMQGTGSHDLRVNDRFVPEAWTFVRGGEPTVDEPLYRYPTVAYAAQVLAVVNLGLARAALDVVNRMSGGRQTTTGAPRLADRAYYRIELAKAEAQLRSARAFFYDATDTVWQSILAGNPVTPDQVSLLRLAATQIAREGASVVERAYRLGGTAAIYRTHPLQRLLRDAMVVTQHAFLGEGNFDGAGAVFTGVTPFPGYL; this is encoded by the coding sequence ATGCCGCAAGCCGCCCTCGCGATCGAACCCGCGCCGTCCTCCCAGCCCGTGGCAGGCGCCGCTGCCGCGCAGTTGTCGCCGCTCGACGCGGTGCTCGAAACCGTCGCCTTGCGCCGCGAAGAATTCGACCGCCTGTCGCACGTGCCGCGCGACGTGATCGCGCTGTTCAAGCAGGCCGGCATCTATCGCGCGGGCACGCCGCGCCGCTTCGGCGGCGATGCGCTCGCGCCGACCGCGTTCCTCGACATGATCGAACGGATCGCGACCGCCGACGGCTCGGCTGCGTGGGTCGCGAGCTTCGGCTCCGCGAACGTCTATCTCGCCGCGCTGCCGCTCGAGACCCAGGCCGAGCTGTACGCGAGCGGCCCCGACCAGGTGTTCGCGGGCGGCCTGTTTCCGGTGCAGCCGGCGCCAGCCGCGCCGGGCGGCTGGCGCGTGAACGGCACGTGGAAATTCGCGAGCGGCTGCAAGGGCGCCGACTGGCTCGGCGTCGGCATCGCCGTGCCGGGCGCGCAGGACGCCGCGCCGAACAAGCCGCGCACGGCCGTGTTCCGCGCAGCCGACGTCGAGATCGTCGAGAACTGGAGCGTGGTCGGCATGCAGGGCACCGGCAGCCATGACCTGCGCGTGAACGACCGCTTCGTGCCCGAAGCGTGGACCTTCGTGCGCGGCGGCGAACCAACCGTCGACGAGCCGCTGTACCGCTACCCGACCGTCGCGTATGCGGCGCAGGTGCTGGCAGTCGTGAACCTCGGCCTCGCGCGCGCCGCGCTCGATGTCGTGAACCGGATGTCCGGTGGCCGGCAGACGACGACCGGCGCGCCGCGTCTCGCCGATCGCGCGTACTACCGCATCGAGCTCGCGAAGGCCGAGGCGCAACTGCGCTCGGCACGCGCGTTCTTCTACGATGCGACCGACACCGTATGGCAATCGATCCTCGCCGGCAACCCGGTGACGCCCGACCAGGTCAGCCTGCTGCGGCTCGCGGCAACGCAGATCGCACGCGAAGGCGCGAGCGTCGTCGAACGCGCGTACCGCCTCGGCGGCACGGCGGCGATCTATCGCACGCATCCGCTGCAGCGGCTGCTGCGCGACGCGATGGTCGTCACGCAGCACGCGTTTCTCGGCGAGGGCAACTTCGACGGCGCCGGCGCGGTGTTCACCGGCGTGACGCCGTTTCCCGGCTATCTGTAA
- a CDS encoding nuclear transport factor 2 family protein: MADLSPDPIDALVQRMAALDAERAVRATITRYMALCDVPENAGDGPSLAGLFTADAVWEGIGPQYAQKFGRLAGTDAIVAMLGRYLPPDPHFSANLHFLTSESIEIGTGNASARGRWIMLQASRYADGTAELIAARLTVDFAPAASGAAWLIRHFRTERVLDGPWPLAAAPRS; the protein is encoded by the coding sequence ATGGCCGACCTGTCACCGGATCCGATCGACGCGCTCGTGCAGCGCATGGCGGCGCTCGACGCCGAGCGCGCGGTGCGCGCGACGATCACGCGCTACATGGCGCTGTGCGACGTGCCCGAGAATGCCGGCGACGGCCCGTCGCTCGCCGGGCTGTTCACCGCCGACGCCGTGTGGGAAGGCATCGGCCCGCAATACGCGCAGAAGTTCGGCCGCCTCGCAGGCACGGACGCGATCGTCGCGATGCTGGGGCGCTACCTGCCGCCTGACCCGCATTTCTCGGCGAACCTGCACTTCCTGACGTCGGAGTCGATCGAGATCGGCACCGGCAACGCAAGCGCGCGCGGCCGCTGGATCATGCTGCAGGCGTCGCGCTACGCGGACGGCACGGCTGAACTGATCGCCGCGCGGCTGACCGTCGATTTCGCGCCGGCCGCCAGCGGCGCCGCATGGCTGATCCGTCATTTCCGCACCGAACGCGTGCTCGACGGCCCGTGGCCGCTCGCCGCCGCGCCACGGTCCTGA
- a CDS encoding amidase, translating into MTGFIDTFTLGGPGPTIAIKDTIDIAGHPTRAASRALADAPPAARHADVVRLLLDAGWQIAGKANMHELAFGMTGINDYTGTPVNPQDATRIPGGSSSGSASLVGLGAVDAALGTDTGGSIRGPAACCGVAGLKPTFGRVSRRGVAPADTTLDCVGPFARDIRTLVAVMAAIAPGFDRAQAAASAAGCTVAHLTVEADPAIAAALDAAVRASGLHSHAVVLDDMPASFAAGLTVINAETSRAFGHLVETGRLGADLDARLRAAAATTPAALAEAEAVRARFTAQVDAALDHADVLVLPTLPALPITLQQARDGVSVIAMSSLIRPFNLSGHPALSLPLPLAGSPLKAGLQIVGRKGADERVCAIAAHFEAALAA; encoded by the coding sequence ATGACAGGCTTCATCGACACCTTCACGCTCGGCGGCCCCGGCCCCACGATCGCGATCAAGGACACGATCGACATCGCGGGCCATCCGACCCGCGCGGCGAGCCGCGCGCTCGCCGACGCGCCGCCTGCCGCCCGACACGCGGACGTGGTCCGCCTGTTGCTCGACGCCGGCTGGCAGATCGCCGGCAAGGCGAACATGCATGAACTCGCGTTCGGCATGACGGGCATCAACGACTACACCGGCACGCCCGTCAATCCGCAAGATGCCACCCGCATTCCCGGCGGCTCGTCGAGCGGGTCCGCATCGCTCGTCGGACTCGGCGCCGTCGACGCGGCGCTCGGCACCGATACCGGCGGCTCGATTCGCGGGCCGGCCGCGTGCTGCGGCGTGGCCGGGCTGAAGCCGACATTCGGCCGCGTGTCGCGGCGCGGTGTCGCGCCCGCCGATACGACGCTCGATTGCGTCGGGCCGTTCGCGCGCGATATCCGCACGCTCGTCGCGGTGATGGCCGCGATCGCGCCGGGTTTCGATCGTGCGCAAGCGGCGGCGTCCGCGGCAGGCTGTACCGTCGCGCACCTCACCGTCGAAGCCGATCCGGCGATCGCCGCCGCGCTCGATGCGGCCGTTCGCGCATCGGGCCTGCATTCGCACGCCGTCGTACTCGACGACATGCCGGCCTCGTTCGCGGCCGGGCTCACCGTGATCAACGCGGAAACGTCGCGCGCGTTCGGCCATCTGGTCGAAACCGGCCGGCTCGGCGCCGATCTCGATGCACGCCTGCGCGCGGCCGCGGCGACGACACCCGCGGCACTCGCGGAAGCCGAAGCCGTCCGCGCACGCTTCACCGCGCAGGTCGATGCGGCACTCGACCATGCGGACGTGCTGGTGCTGCCGACGCTGCCCGCGCTGCCGATCACGCTGCAACAGGCACGCGACGGCGTGTCGGTCATCGCGATGTCGTCGCTGATCCGGCCGTTCAACCTGAGCGGCCATCCGGCGCTCAGCCTGCCGCTACCGCTGGCCGGTTCGCCGCTGAAGGCCGGCCTGCAGATCGTCGGGCGCAAGGGCGCGGACGAACGGGTCTGCGCGATCGCGGCGCACTTCGAAGCGGCACTCGCCGCATGA
- a CDS encoding SDR family NAD(P)-dependent oxidoreductase, producing MSDRVVLVTGAARGLGAVIAERFHAAGYRVALADIAADAIHAHARDLDPSGERAIALPLDVTSKRDFEAARDALVARWGTIDVLVNNAGASKVVPAMEITAEQFDQVIDVNLRSVLFGCQVFGRYFAERGAGRIVNIASLAGQNGGSATGAHYAAAKGGTLTLTKVFARDLAAQGVTVNAISPGPLDLPIVYESVAPEKLRQVLASLPGGKLGSAAFVADAAVLLASGDAHFANGACWDINGGLYMR from the coding sequence ATGTCAGATCGAGTCGTCCTCGTCACCGGCGCCGCGCGCGGGCTCGGCGCCGTCATCGCCGAGCGCTTTCATGCAGCCGGCTACCGCGTCGCGCTCGCCGATATCGCCGCCGACGCCATTCACGCGCATGCGCGCGACCTCGACCCGAGCGGCGAACGCGCGATCGCGCTGCCGCTCGACGTCACGTCGAAACGCGATTTCGAAGCCGCGCGCGATGCGCTCGTCGCGCGCTGGGGCACGATCGACGTGCTCGTCAACAACGCGGGCGCCTCGAAGGTCGTGCCGGCGATGGAGATCACGGCCGAACAGTTCGACCAGGTGATCGACGTGAACCTGCGCAGCGTGCTGTTCGGCTGCCAGGTGTTCGGCCGGTATTTCGCGGAGCGTGGCGCGGGCCGCATCGTCAACATCGCATCGCTCGCCGGGCAGAACGGCGGCTCGGCGACCGGTGCGCACTACGCGGCCGCGAAAGGCGGCACGCTGACGCTGACCAAGGTATTCGCACGCGATCTCGCCGCGCAGGGCGTGACCGTCAACGCGATCTCGCCGGGCCCGCTCGACCTGCCGATCGTGTATGAAAGCGTCGCGCCGGAAAAGCTGCGCCAGGTGCTGGCGAGCCTGCCGGGCGGCAAGCTCGGATCGGCCGCATTCGTTGCGGATGCAGCCGTATTGCTCGCGTCGGGCGACGCGCATTTCGCGAACGGCGCATGCTGGGACATCAACGGCGGGTTGTACATGCGCTGA
- a CDS encoding response regulator transcription factor, which yields MTTSPVPIVYIVDDDSGMRTSLAWLLESVGIASEGFANAADFLARFDVNLPACLVLDVRMPEKSGFDVQAELNARGATLPVIFVSGHGDIPMSVRALQNGAIDFVEKPYNSQQMLERVQRALRLAQQRHAVSQRHRELRQRLDALTAREKEVLRGVVDGKGSKQIASDLSISVKTVDVHRASIKEKLGATSIAALVRDVMVVWGDDGESSR from the coding sequence ATGACGACGTCACCCGTACCGATCGTATACATCGTCGACGACGACAGCGGCATGCGGACGTCGCTCGCGTGGTTGCTCGAATCGGTCGGCATCGCGTCCGAAGGGTTCGCGAACGCCGCCGACTTTCTCGCGCGCTTCGACGTGAACCTGCCCGCGTGCCTGGTGCTCGACGTGCGGATGCCGGAGAAAAGCGGTTTCGACGTGCAGGCCGAACTGAATGCGCGCGGCGCGACGCTGCCGGTGATCTTCGTCAGCGGGCACGGCGACATTCCGATGTCGGTGCGTGCGCTGCAGAACGGCGCGATCGATTTCGTCGAGAAACCGTACAACTCGCAGCAGATGCTCGAACGCGTGCAGCGCGCGCTGCGGCTCGCGCAGCAGCGGCATGCGGTGAGCCAGCGTCACCGCGAGCTGCGCCAGCGGCTCGATGCGCTGACCGCGCGCGAGAAGGAAGTGCTGCGCGGCGTGGTGGACGGCAAGGGCAGCAAGCAGATCGCGTCGGATCTGTCGATCAGCGTGAAGACCGTCGACGTGCATCGCGCGAGTATCAAGGAGAAGCTCGGCGCGACGTCGATCGCCGCGCTTGTGCGCGACGTGATGGTCGTGTGGGGCGACGACGGGGAATCGTCGCGATAA
- the hpaC gene encoding 4-hydroxyphenylacetate 3-monooxygenase, reductase component, with translation MSSTTDIQRPARVEPTDAQKAFRQAMAHLGAAVNVITTAGPHGRCGITASAVCSVTDTPPTLLVCMNRSSAMHATFERNRHVCINVLPAEHELLARHFAGLTDLPMERRFDLPVWERGEQDVPVLRDALASLQGTIAEMKEVGSHSVMFIEATSIRVRDDGDSLIYFSRAFHRVSRTACVR, from the coding sequence ATGTCTTCCACGACCGATATCCAGCGACCGGCGCGCGTCGAACCGACCGACGCGCAGAAGGCCTTCCGCCAGGCGATGGCCCACCTCGGCGCGGCCGTCAACGTCATCACCACGGCCGGGCCGCACGGCCGCTGCGGGATCACCGCGAGCGCCGTGTGCTCCGTCACCGATACGCCGCCGACGCTGCTCGTGTGCATGAACCGGTCGAGCGCGATGCACGCGACCTTCGAGCGCAACCGTCACGTCTGCATCAACGTGCTGCCCGCCGAGCACGAGTTGCTCGCACGGCATTTCGCGGGGCTCACCGACTTGCCGATGGAGCGGCGTTTCGACCTGCCCGTGTGGGAGCGGGGCGAACAGGACGTACCCGTGCTGCGCGACGCGCTCGCGAGCCTGCAGGGCACGATCGCCGAGATGAAGGAAGTCGGCTCGCATTCGGTGATGTTCATCGAGGCGACGTCGATTCGCGTGCGCGACGACGGCGACAGCCTCATCTACTTCAGCCGCGCGTTTCATCGCGTGTCGCGCACCGCGTGCGTGCGGTGA
- a CDS encoding YbfB/YjiJ family MFS transporter, with amino-acid sequence MRAAPQPERAGPSRPDAGATDPDRMAAWRLAICLSLGSAIALGLARFSYALLLPPMKADLGWTFAQAGALNTANAAGYLIGALAFPLLSRRWRAGTLLAAGCALTAVLMATCGLTSGMHALLVQRLATGVGSALIFISGGVLAARLASASPRDAGLLLGLYYGGTGWGIVASSLLVPATLTHGVHGWQPAWFALAVACVLFSAVAVSAARRIEHVHAAPARQRDGTPPAATASPARFAFALAGYGLFGVGYIGYMTFIVALLRGAGMSGTVVSAFYVMLGVATVVSARLWSGLLDRMRGGQALAVLNALLGIATLMPAMFVHPAAAFVSGVLFGATFLSAVASTTAFVRHNLPPDGWAKGISAFTTVFAFGQIAGPVAIGWVSDSAGLARGLVYSALTLFAGAALAAGQRALRTPA; translated from the coding sequence ATGCGCGCAGCGCCGCAACCGGAGCGTGCCGGCCCCTCGCGGCCGGACGCCGGCGCAACCGATCCCGATCGCATGGCCGCGTGGCGGCTCGCGATCTGCCTGTCGCTCGGCAGCGCGATCGCGCTCGGCCTCGCGCGCTTTTCGTATGCGCTGCTGCTGCCGCCGATGAAGGCCGATCTCGGCTGGACGTTCGCGCAGGCCGGCGCGCTGAACACCGCGAACGCGGCCGGCTACCTGATCGGCGCGCTCGCGTTTCCGTTGCTGTCGCGACGCTGGCGCGCGGGCACGCTGCTGGCGGCCGGCTGCGCACTGACCGCGGTGCTCATGGCGACATGCGGGCTCACGTCCGGCATGCACGCGCTGCTCGTGCAGCGGCTGGCAACGGGTGTCGGCAGCGCGCTGATCTTCATCAGCGGCGGTGTGCTGGCCGCGCGGCTCGCGTCGGCGTCGCCGCGCGACGCGGGGTTGCTGCTGGGGCTCTACTACGGCGGCACGGGCTGGGGCATCGTCGCGTCGTCGCTGCTCGTGCCGGCCACGCTTACGCATGGCGTGCACGGCTGGCAGCCGGCATGGTTCGCGCTCGCGGTCGCATGCGTGCTGTTCTCGGCGGTGGCCGTGTCGGCCGCGCGCCGCATCGAGCATGTGCATGCGGCACCGGCCAGGCAGCGCGACGGCACGCCGCCGGCCGCGACCGCGAGCCCGGCGCGCTTCGCATTCGCGCTGGCCGGCTACGGCCTGTTCGGTGTCGGCTATATCGGCTACATGACGTTCATCGTCGCGCTGCTGCGCGGCGCGGGCATGAGCGGCACGGTGGTCTCCGCGTTCTACGTGATGCTCGGCGTCGCAACCGTCGTGTCGGCGCGGTTGTGGTCGGGGCTGCTCGACCGGATGCGCGGCGGCCAGGCGCTCGCGGTGCTCAACGCGCTGCTCGGCATCGCGACGCTGATGCCTGCGATGTTCGTGCATCCGGCCGCTGCGTTCGTGTCGGGCGTGCTGTTCGGCGCGACGTTCCTGTCGGCCGTCGCGTCGACGACGGCCTTCGTGCGGCACAACCTGCCGCCCGACGGCTGGGCGAAGGGGATCAGCGCGTTCACGACGGTCTTTGCGTTCGGCCAGATCGCGGGGCCGGTCGCGATCGGCTGGGTGTCGGACAGCGCGGGGCTCGCGCGCGGGCTCGTGTATTCGGCGCTGACGCTGTTTGCCGGCGCGGCGCTTGCGGCCGGGCAGCGCGCGTTGCGAACGCCCGCGTAG
- a CDS encoding RBBP9/YdeN family alpha/beta hydrolase: MDRSIVIVPGIGNSEPEHWQSDWEAALPDAVRIAPASWDAPDLTDWMAALDAAVANARTPPLVICHSLGCLLFAHWHAVSARAVCGAFLVAVPDPQGPRFPVAAHAFARLPNGRFNGLPVLAVASSDDPYDPSGRALEWATERGATPLPIGARGHLNVASGLAEWREGRALLEAFAAGLGR; this comes from the coding sequence ATGGATCGATCAATCGTGATCGTGCCGGGTATCGGCAACTCGGAACCGGAGCATTGGCAGAGTGACTGGGAAGCAGCGCTGCCCGACGCCGTGCGCATCGCGCCGGCTTCATGGGATGCGCCCGACCTGACCGACTGGATGGCGGCGCTGGATGCGGCCGTTGCAAACGCCCGGACTCCGCCGCTGGTCATTTGTCATTCGCTGGGTTGCCTGTTGTTCGCGCATTGGCATGCCGTGTCGGCGCGTGCGGTGTGCGGCGCGTTTCTCGTGGCCGTGCCTGATCCGCAGGGACCGCGTTTCCCGGTGGCCGCCCACGCGTTCGCGCGACTGCCGAACGGTCGCTTCAACGGCTTGCCGGTGCTTGCGGTCGCGAGTTCGGACGACCCGTACGATCCGTCGGGGCGCGCGCTCGAGTGGGCAACGGAACGCGGCGCGACGCCGCTTCCGATTGGCGCGCGCGGCCACCTGAACGTAGCTTCCGGGCTGGCGGAATGGCGCGAGGGGCGGGCGCTGCTCGAGGCGTTTGCCGCCGGACTGGGGCGGTAG
- a CDS encoding Lrp/AsnC family transcriptional regulator, with the protein MPDEALDRLDLAILEALQENARTPLSEVGRRIGLSQPATSERVKRLEERGIIAGYGARIDPAALGLGMMAIIRLKTTHEHIKPALRAFAEMPHVIEVHRMTGDDCFLLKVLVPTPGQLETLVDAIARFGAVTTSLVLRSEPAKTIGKALLG; encoded by the coding sequence ATGCCGGACGAAGCACTGGATCGCCTGGATCTTGCGATCCTGGAAGCCCTGCAGGAAAACGCGCGGACGCCGCTGTCGGAAGTGGGCCGGCGTATCGGGCTGTCGCAGCCGGCGACCTCGGAACGCGTCAAGCGGCTGGAAGAGCGCGGCATCATCGCCGGCTACGGCGCGCGGATCGATCCGGCTGCGTTGGGCCTGGGAATGATGGCCATCATCCGGCTGAAAACGACGCACGAACACATCAAGCCCGCGCTGCGCGCGTTTGCGGAGATGCCGCATGTCATCGAAGTCCACCGCATGACCGGAGACGATTGTTTTCTGCTGAAGGTGCTGGTGCCGACACCGGGCCAGCTGGAGACCCTCGTCGACGCGATTGCCCGTTTCGGGGCGGTCACGACTTCACTGGTGTTGCGATCCGAACCGGCCAAGACGATCGGAAAGGCGCTGCTCGGATGA
- a CDS encoding leucyl aminopeptidase, with product MLNLHRALGFHPALRDKLARGESGKLLVGHDTRNRDIALRAFSALPASLDATTLCLESTAPADIAAALHEADLFVLLYDSSCLPTPSPSGPPFLAAIRPAIVAHWSKSVLFKDYGPHLDEAFAESLDDIAARNGRLIDAAAHASQIRFIDEAGNTLTGSLAPDQKWTRVDGMGNLDVVPGEIATHVTDLNGSVVFSGTFLGTVPFAIKYKVAERLATLQVENSTIVDFDTDDAGFRRDFSTYLDRHANHRRIEEFGIGTNLGIRGLYGRNAGFEERHPGLHLGLGGGENGSHHLDLIFARGTLALDERIVFDGAFAV from the coding sequence ATGCTGAACCTGCACCGCGCGCTCGGGTTTCACCCCGCGCTACGCGACAAGCTGGCGCGCGGCGAGTCGGGAAAACTGCTGGTCGGCCATGACACCCGCAACCGCGACATCGCGTTGCGCGCGTTTTCCGCCCTGCCCGCATCGCTCGACGCCACGACCCTCTGCCTCGAAAGCACCGCCCCCGCCGACATCGCCGCCGCGCTCCACGAAGCCGACCTGTTCGTGCTGCTGTACGACTCGTCGTGCCTGCCGACACCGTCGCCGAGCGGTCCGCCGTTCCTCGCCGCGATCCGCCCGGCGATCGTCGCGCACTGGAGCAAGTCGGTTTTGTTCAAGGATTACGGCCCGCACCTCGACGAGGCGTTCGCCGAATCGCTCGACGACATCGCCGCGCGCAACGGCCGGCTGATCGACGCGGCCGCACACGCATCTCAGATCCGCTTCATCGATGAAGCCGGCAACACGCTGACGGGCTCGCTCGCGCCGGACCAGAAATGGACGAGAGTGGACGGCATGGGCAATCTCGACGTCGTGCCGGGCGAGATCGCGACGCACGTGACCGACCTGAACGGCTCGGTCGTGTTCAGCGGCACGTTTCTCGGCACCGTGCCGTTCGCGATCAAATACAAGGTGGCCGAGCGACTCGCGACGCTGCAGGTCGAGAACAGCACGATCGTCGATTTCGATACCGACGATGCGGGCTTCCGGCGCGATTTCTCGACCTATCTCGACCGCCACGCGAATCACCGGCGCATCGAGGAATTCGGCATCGGCACGAACCTCGGCATACGCGGGCTCTACGGCCGCAACGCGGGGTTCGAGGAACGCCATCCGGGCCTGCATCTCGGGCTCGGCGGCGGCGAAAACGGCAGCCACCATCTCGACCTGATCTTCGCGCGCGGCACGCTCGCGCTCGACGAGCGGATCGTGTTCGACGGCGCGTTCGCCGTCTGA